The Fulvia fulva chromosome 1, complete sequence region GACCGCATGATCGGTCACGACCAGTGGCAGCAGGCGGTGAGCACTCCGCAAACCAGTTTCTTGCAGAGACACTGCGAGCTCGGCGACCCTTTGTCACTATTGTATGCACTCAACAACATTCAACGCCTTCGACATGTGACTGGGAAGTCCGCACGCAGGCCATTGTTGCGCTGTTCTGCCCCCGTTTCTGGCTATGTCGAAACACCCAGCTCAATAAAGGACTACAACCCAAGCTTCAAGATCCGGCCGGCAATGCGGGCAAACGAGTGTCAGGCCATGTCTAGTAGCAGGCGCTAAAGCATGCACCCGCCAACACGATTCCGCTGCGTTGGCACTGCGGCTGACCTGAAACCGCAGCGAGTTCGCATCCGCAAGGGGCAGTTCTGTGCAGCAAGCCTGCGGGCTAACCATGCCACTGCGTGCCCTCCGCTTGCACTCATGCACAGAAACTTCGAAGACGTAACACAGATCAGCCGGGATTTCTAAATGGCAGTCACGAGCCAGGCCACACTTCCGATGTGCTTTTGGTTTCAGTGCGAGACATCGCCGATGAGCCAAATAGATAAGTACGTTTCAAGGAACGGAGACCTATCGAAAGAACATCCTACCACCGGCCAGCACTCATTCGCTTTACGCTCTTCGACAGCGAACAAGTTGCCTTGCTGCGTGCGCCGCTCGAAAGAGCTACCGTTTGCTTACTGTAAGAGCTGTCACCAGGACAATGACGCGAAACGAGGCAACCAACATGATGCGAGCTTCAGGTCTGGATCAAAGAGGGGCCATTCGTTTTTGGAGCACTCCTCGCTGCGACGATGATCTTACTGCCATGTCAGTGCGAGCTAGGTCATTGCTTCACAAGGACACGATGACTTTCGCCAGACCGGCTGATGAGCTCCGCGTGTTAGTTTCTGTACTACATGAGGGCTTGCTGCGTACAGCATTGTTCGCTTGATGTGGCCGAATCAGATCTCCCCGGACCTCACGTTGCTTCACAGCAGGCAATATCGACATAAGCCGGTGAGGCTGCCTAGGTCTCTAATCGTGTGTGTCTACCCCGTAATACCTGACTTGACACAAACGCATACTCGTATAACCATGAAGCAGCTGCTCGTAGGCCAGGTCGCTGCTCGGAGGGGGTGATAGATAGGCCTGAAGGGCCAGTACGTGGGAAGCGGCAAGAAGTCATGCTATGTGAAGGCCAAAGCAATGCCCGTGGTCCCTCTGTACGCGGTCCGGCTAGCCGCGATATGACCCTCGACAAGCGTCTGATCGCGTTGCGATCTGATCTACGGGCTCTCGGATAAGATCCGTCTTCTCGCTGACAAAGACAGCCATGATAACCCATGGTTATGATGATGCTTCGTTCTCAGGCCGCCCTAGGCTTCTTATCATGAAGTCCGCTGATGACGTTCATCGCCTATCACAGCCATCTTCACACGTAGCAGTGGAGTCGAGCAATGGAGTCGAGTAGTGGAGCAGGACGTACTCATGGTGCAAGGGAAAAGTGTCCAGCACGTACAAGTGGGAGATGATGGTGACTTCGAAGAATGTGTGCATCTCGGTCGAGCCCGCGCGGCTCGCCCCGCGATCAATTCTGTTCATTCAACGACCCATCAAAACAGAAGCACTTTCAAAGTTCACGGAACCGTCGCTCAACACTTCTCCTGACGGTGCGGCCAATGTTACATCAGCATCAACATCACCCTCAGGCTGTGTTGGGCGGTCGTATGAAGTTTCATGGCTGCTCCGCTAGACTCTCCGCTCGAAAAGCAGGCACCGCCAGTCGAGCCTTTGGTTGTCGGGCTCTATAGACGTCTCTTTCGGGTGAGAGAGGTCTAATGCTCGCTAGTACAAGCATCCTACTGATTTTGCCAGGATTCCGAAGTCGACGAAAGAGACGATGAATTCTGGCAGACGCTATTCCTTCTGAAGCCAGATAAAGCAACACTTCGCCAAGTGATCGAAGAGACCGAGGCCGACACACTCCTTCATGCTCAAGTCCGTCTCCTGGTGAAGGTGAATGATCTGCCGCTAAGTCTTGGCAGCATTTACCACAGCAGCTTCTCTTGCATGCCCTTGCGAAGGTCAAAGGTGGCGAGGCCCCAGCACAGGAACATGCTCTCGAAGTAGGTCACATGTTCTCGTACATTCGCATGGCACGCCAGCTTATGACCTAGACTCTGACAGTATTCTTCGCGGTTGTGCTCGCGAAGAAGTATACGAACCCAAGCTCGGACGTTATCGAAGTGCTAGCTGGCCTCGATCATGTTGATTCTGTGTTCTCCGACCTCGTCAGCACGCTTGACCAAGCGATCAAGGATGGTCAGTCGCCGGAAGTGCGTCAGAAGGCAGTCCGAGCTGCGATTGCCATAGTCACTGGAGGCTACCAAACAGCACTAGTTTCGTATTTCGTGCAGAAAGACTTCTTCCCAGCATTGATGAAGATGGTGTACCAGCTGGAGAACCCTCTCTGGGCATCGGAGCCCCTGCTGCTGACCGCACTACTGGCCAACTACAACAAGTTCGAATCACACAATCAGTATCGGGTCCGATTCTCTGACTTCGTTAACGAGGAGACCATGATACGCGTAGTGCAGAGCGTTGCATGGACGACGACGATACTTCGTCAGCGCTACATTGAGGTCCAAGACGACTCTCCAATTGCTTGGAGTCTGGGTGGTACATTATCATACGTCGGTCTGGGTCGGCTTGCCGGTGCAAAGCCAGCTAAGCCCCCTTTGACGGAAGAGCAGCAGAAGGAGCTGTTTTCTCAGCAGTAAGTCCTTTTGATATGCCTCACTTCGCCGGAGCCACACTGACAGAAAGCAGACCAGGAGGGGAGGCTGCCTCATTGCTTACGCTCTACGACTTTGTGTTGGCGAACAAGCTATTCCGCCACCATTTCGTCGCCATCGGCAGCGATAGGAACGAACGTGCTGAGCACTCACCCTTCAGCAAGTTCCTCTCATTCACATCGTACCTGTGTCAGCACGCATATCGAAACATTCGAGCAAGCCTGTATTCCCACTTTACTATGCTCATATTGCTGCTACTGGTAGAGGACCCGAACATAGTCAAACTGCTATGCGAGACTTCATCTCCAGTTCGACTTTGTCGGCAAAGACAACCGCTACTGCCATTGGCCACTGAGAACCGACCATACATCACTACCGTAGTCGACGTATTGATCGATGGCCTCAACCACAATCTGCGCAAGAGACTCGACACACACTTCTACCGGCAGGATATTGCCATCTTGTCTTGTATCGTGTCTTACTTATCAAAAACCAGAACAAAGCTTCACTGTCACTGGTCCGAGGTCTGGCGCTCACTACTGGCATTTGTGCGGTTCCTTACGCAATACGCAGACGATTTGAAGACTCTTTCGGGAATAATCCAGCTAGCCGAAGGCGTGACGAATCTTCTGACACTGTCACTAACTAATGGAGAGGCTATCCTTCCTGACGCTACGGCGTACGACGACCTTTTCTACAAGCTGGTGGAGTCAGGCGAAGCACTCATCAAGTTTCGAGATGTGTATGAGCTTAGCGGACCAGAAACACATAGTGCGGTCAACTCACTAATTGGCGTGTCGAGACATTACCAAGAGCTCATAGACTCACAGAAGAGCAAGAGCACTGTCCTAACGCCTCGAGAGGTCAACCAAATCATCAAGCAGGGTTACGAGACACTGTCGATTGAGACGCGGGAAGGTCTGGATCAGATGGAGAAGTATCGCGAGGTTGACTACAAAGTCGACTTGAAGAAGATTACGCGGATCGCTGTCAACGATGCAGCAGCATTGGTACATGTATCTTCATAGCAATGATGTAGCATGGGTACCGAGCGTGTGCGAATCAAGACTTGACGTGTGCCACATGAATATTTGACCGCCCGTCGGCGATTCGTCGCTTATGTCCGTGAAAAAAAGTCCCGTCGCTTGTACATGGGGGTACCTCCTAGGTTTAACGAACTTCCATACATGTGACTGACCTCTGTCTGCCAAACAGTAGCTGGCTGCTGATGCGACGTTCGACATGTCGTCGCTAGAGGAGAGGCTGCAGAAGATCCGAAACTCACCGAAACTGCAGAACCAGCAGCAGACTTCCGTCGTCCTCAACGCCATCGACGACACGCTGCGATCGCAGAAGAGCGAAGGCACACCGACCGCATACTTCGCCGCCCTGCTCTCACTGCTGGGCCAGTACATCTCGACCGACAAAGGACCGGTCAACAAGGACGTGGCCGCAGCAGTTGTCTACCTCCTCGACCTCGTCACCAGCCATGTGCCGGCACCGCTCTTGCGATCCAAGTTCCCTCAGATCCTCACAAGCCTTGCGCCGGCATTGACACACCCTGATGCCGAGGCGCCGCTGCTCAGAGCCAGCATTGGATGCTTGCAGTCGCTGCTGATCGCACAGGACTCGCAGTCATGGGCGCTACCGCAGTCACGATCGCAGTCGAGTCCGCGCGATGCCGTGGGTGGGCTGCTGGCGCTGTCCATGGACCACCGACCGAAAGTCAGGAAGCGGGCACAAGATGCGCTGAGCAACGTGCTGATGCACCCTCCGCCTTCGCCGTCATTGGATCATCCCTGCGCCGACATGTGTGCTCAGACTGCGTTGCAACACCTTCAAAAAGCAGTCGAAGACGCCACCAGCAAGAAGAGGAAGCAGCGACAGAGGGGCGACACACAGCATGAACCGAGTCTTATGCACGCCTTACAGCTCGTGATGACCGTTGCTTCGTCGCAGAACAGCTGGCCCAGCAAGAAGATCGATGCTCTCTGTGAAGTTCTGCTGAACATTTCGAGAGGCAGCAACGAGTTCATGACCATGGCTGCGTTCGAGATATTCGAGATCATCTTCGCTGGGCTTGCCGACGAAGTGTCATCTTCCAAGCTTCCGAGATTACTCGAAGTCATCACCGACTTGCAGCCATCGCAAAACGACTCGCAGCTTCTGCCTCCGTGGATTGCAGTGCTGAGCAGAGGTTACGAAGTGTTCGCGCAAGTGGAACCCGAGGAGACTTTCGAGAAGCTCCCTGGACTTTTCGGCAAGATTTGTACCTTCCTCGCATCCTCTTCCCACAACATCCGCATCTCTGCCTCTGCGTGTCTTATCTCGCTACTTCACAACTGTGTGCCAAGCTCTGTCATCCTCGACCCCTCCATCATGGACGAGAAGGTGCTGGAGAATGTTGCCAAGATTATGCGCGACCTGCTGAGTGTCAAGTATCAGACTGCATGGATGGACGTGTTTCATGTGCTCTCTGCAGGCTTTGAGGTGCTGCGGTGGAGGTCGCATCCCTTGTTGGAC contains the following coding sequences:
- a CDS encoding Ribosomal RNA-processing protein 12; the encoded protein is MAAPLDSPLEKQAPPVEPLVVGLYRRLFRDSEVDERDDEFWQTLFLLKPDKATLRQVIEETEADTLLHAQHLPQQLLLHALAKVKGGEAPAQEHALETLTVFFAVVLAKKYTNPSSDVIEVLAGLDHVDSVFSDLVSTLDQAIKDGQSPEVRQKAVRAAIAIVTGGYQTALVSYFVQKDFFPALMKMVYQLENPLWASEPLLLTALLANYNKFESHNQYRVRFSDFVNEETMIRVVQSVAWTTTILRQRYIEVQDDSPIAWSLGGTLSYVGLGRLAGAKPAKPPLTEEQQKELFSQQPGGEAASLLTLYDFVLANKLFRHHFVAIGSDRNERAEHSPFSKFLSFTSYLCQHAYRNIRASLYSHFTMLILLLLVEDPNIVKLLCETSSPVRLCRQRQPLLPLATENRPYITTVVDVLIDGLNHNLRKRLDTHFYRQDIAILSCIVSYLSKTRTKLHCHWSEVWRSLLAFVRFLTQYADDLKTLSGIIQLAEGVTNLLTLSLTNGEAILPDATAYDDLFYKLVESGEALIKFRDVYELSGPETHSAVNSLIGVSRHYQELIDSQKSKSTVLTPREVNQIIKQGYETLSIETREGLDQMEKYREVDYKVDLKKITRIAVNDAAALLAADATFDMSSLEERLQKIRNSPKLQNQQQTSVVLNAIDDTLRSQKSEGTPTAYFAALLSLLGQYISTDKGPVNKDVAAAVVYLLDLVTSHVPAPLLRSKFPQILTSLAPALTHPDAEAPLLRASIGCLQSLLIAQDSQSWALPQSRSQSSPRDAVGGLLALSMDHRPKVRKRAQDALSNVLMHPPPSPSLDHPCADMCAQTALQHLQKAVEDATSKKRKQRQRGDTQHEPSLMHALQLVMTVASSQNSWPSKKIDALCEVLLNISRGSNEFMTMAAFEIFEIIFAGLADEVSSSKLPRLLEVITDLQPSQNDSQLLPPWIAVLSRGYEVFAQVEPEETFEKLPGLFGKICTFLASSSHNIRISASACLISLLHNCVPSSVILDPSIMDEKVLENVAKIMRDLLSVKYQTAWMDVFHVLSAGFEVLRWRSHPLLDDIVKTIGDLRSDDSFAGKKEADTVLSAAIKYAGPDAVLSVLPLNLGKTASGPGRAWLLPIMRDSVSNTRLAHFRSELVPLSENLFQRVLNHGSGEKTMEIKVFETIVSQIWSCLPGYCELPLDLEDAFDQTFAEMLSNLLYQQPQMRTDICKALQNLVDTNKAVAEVDGEEDLLQQGRLTGQEAQANLKHMSGSAGNILAVLFNVYSQTLPHNRGNLLQCINAYLSITPEPELLETYQRVAVMLESAVAETGSQTQADKQKERGSSKDAKDNMPPTSHTLMDLIITISTYLPRDSFAGLFNMAANIVNKQDDPQLQKKAYKLIPRLSESEVGRQALAERSADLQQLLLSSAEKVSAPARRDRLASIAEIIPGLPPSELQFIPSIISEVVIGVKEVNEKARTAAFDLLVLMGEKMAEGGTVVNAKVPHMPPDAPSVPASLEEYFTMVSAGLAGSTPHMISASITALTRLLYEFHGRLPEGTVTDLVQTMDLFLTSNNREIVRSVLGFVKVCIISLPSTLVLPRLETLIPNLIVWSHEHKQHFRAKVKHIFERMIRRFGVDTVERYTPEADKKLISNIRKTRERRKKKRDAGEDDEDVAVGAEKRRSKFESEYDEAVYGSASDEDDSGSDISDDEVLGRAAAKGRKAKQGGSQYIVEDDDEPLDLLDRKALAHVSSTKPAKRGASGEGKKNKAKTDIDGKLVFNESSDDELMGFDDHGMAGGAEPGDGTLEGGINAYVNAIKGKHAAERGQRGKLKFKNVRGDEDEMDVDEDDAMAAKKKLDAVKSPRGGKQKPERRSLNGDKTRGGGLSGGKVHKAGAGRGGAFKHGLQRSRGGRGGRGGRT